The genomic stretch TCTCGGCTTTTCTATTTCGTCCTCAAGCCCCTTCGTGTGCCCCTCATTATTGCACAGGTGTTGGTAAGTATTCATTCATCAtatatttctttctttcttttgcCAGTAaatttgaatcatcaatacaCATGATAGTTAGTTACATTGAATTTTCAACATAAAAACATATAAAAGTTCATACATTAAGACTGCCATAAAAACATATAAAAGTTCATACATTAAGACTGCATTGCATAAATGAGAgataaaaaatataataatttcTGAACTTTATATAATGCAGGCTGGTTTTACTCTGAGTCCAAGTCTCTTGGGAAATTTCGAATGGGTATTTTCCTTGTTTTACAGTCAATATGGAATCCTAACTGTTGAAACCTTTGCAAACTTGGGAATAATGTACTATGTGTTCCTAAGTGGATTAGAAATGAATTCAGACACCATTTTAAGATCAAGGAAGAAAGGTACAAGCATAGCAATTGCCGGCATTGTGACGCCAATGTTATTTGGTGTTGGATTTCTAGCTCTACAACAAAAACTTATAGATAAAAATGATGTTTTCGCGCAAACACCAAAAGAAAATCAAGGCAAAGCATATTTATTCTGGTGTTTAGCACTTTCTGTAACAGGTTTCCCTGTCCTTGCAAGAATCTTAGCTAATCTTAAACTTTTATATACAAAACTTGGAAAAGATGCATTGACAGCAGCTATGTTAACCGATGCATATGGTTGGGTTATGTTCACCTTGTTGATTCCTTATTCGACTAGAGGTGGAAAGCCTTATCTCTCAGTAATCTCTACTTTGATGTTTATAGTTTTTTGCTTTGCTGTGGTGAGACCTATCCTTACTCCAATCATTGAACACAAAACAAGTATGAACACGTGGCGAAAATCACACTTATTGGACGTGTTGACGGGAGTGTTTATTTGTTCCTACATTACAGATTCTCTCGGTACACATCCTATTGTTGGAGCTTTTGTGTTTGGATTAATTTTGCCTCATGGAAAGTTTGCTGATATGGTTTTGGAATGGTCAGCCGATTTTGTTTCTGGGATTCTGTGTCCTATTTACTTTGCTGGATTTGGTTTTAGACTCAACTTGCCTTTCCTTTGGAAGCAAAAGAATGCAGGTTTAATGTTGTTGATTATGCTTTTGTTATGCATACCTAAAGTTTTGAGCTCTGTGATTGTCACTTTCTTCTTCGGTATGCCTGCCCGAGATGGAGTTGCCATTGGATTGCTTCTCAACACCAAGGGTGTCATGGCTGCCATACTACTGAATGTTGCTTGGGACAAAAGGGTAATTTTAAACTACCAATTTTCTATTATGGCATGATTTAAATCAAACAGCCTTTTAACCAAgttacttttttttcttttttctttgcAGATTTTGGATCCATATACTTTCATGGTTATGATGCTTGCTATTATAGTAATGACTGTAATGGTTTCTCCCTTGATCAATGCAATATACAAACCAAAATTCCGATTCATGCAATCGCAATTAAGGACCGTGCAAAAACTGAGGTTCGGTGTGGAGCTTCGAATCGTCGCTTGTGTCCACAATGCTAAACATGCCAATAACTTGATCCATGTCATTGAAGCCACAAATGCTACTAGGCTTTCACCTATACATGTTTATGTAGCTCATTTAGTTCAACTCACTAGACACGGCACAGCTATTCTTGTTTCCCAAATGGATAATTCAAACAACACGGTTGGTGGTGCAGAAGCAGCCAACTCTGGATTACAATTAGAGTTTGAGAGCATAACTAACGCATTTGAAGAACTTGTAGAACAATACAATGCGGTTAGGTTTGACATATCAAGTGTTGTCTCGTCCTACACAACTATCCATGAGGACATTTACAACGTTGCCGAAGAGAAACGCGCCAGCCTAATTCTCCTTCCCTTTCACAAAGAGTACTCAACAATAGAAGATGCTCCGGAAATAATCCACAATGAACATTGTGAGATAAATAAAAAAGTTCTACAACAAGCACCTTGTTCAGTAGGGATCTTTGTGGACCGCGGTTTAGGATCGTTGTTAGAAACAAAACTGCGCATTATAATGATTTTCATCGGTGGACCTGACGACCGTGAAGCCTTGTCTATTGCATGGAGAATGGCGGGGCATCCAGGAACACAATTACATGTTGTGAGGATCAATCTATTAGGTAAGGCTGCAGAAGAAACAAAATTAAAAATGGAAAAAAGCAAGTCTCGTCACGAAATGTTGTCGACGGTTATAGACAATGTGATGCAAAAAGAGTTGGATGAAGAGTGTATAATTTCCTTCAGGCACAAGGCAGTGAACAATAACGATTCAATTCTTTACTCCGAGAAGGAAGTCCATTCAAATACGGGCGAAGAGATTCCAACGCTTCTTAATGATATTGATAAACCTGGATATGATTTGTACATTGTTGGACAAGGAAGTGGTAAGAACTCAATGATTTTTTCGAGGTTGCTGGAATGGTGTGACCATCCTGAACTTGGTGTTATAGGTGACATATTGGCTTCAACTAGCTTTGGTACGCAATCTTCTGTGCTTATTGTACAACAGTATTTGGTTGGGAGAAAACATGTTGTTAGAAAATGTCATGAAGTGAAAAGTGGTACTGAAAATTTGTAAAAGATTGATCGACGAGACAAAGTTTTGGATTATTTAATATTTTGTATAGCTAAAATGATTTGTTTCATTTTTTCATAAATTAAGTGGTTAGAGTCCATCCTGTAAAGTCATTTATTTATTATAAcatatttcaattttttttttaatagTTAAATCATTTTATGCGTCTGTCCTTACCATTACATGTGTTAATACTATTATATGTTTTACTTATTTAAACGATCAGatatttaatataatatattaaaattgAATAGTGTGGTTTTGAGCCGTACATTTAAAGGTGTTAAAATGGCTAGTTCATATGGGTCGTATGTCAGGCTCGAAAAATTATAGGGTATCCCATTATGTTTAATGCTCCATAGTaaaaaactcccccaacaaatAGTATCATGAGTCTTTGGTTCGAGAAAGGGACCGACTTACTTGTATCAAAAGTCAACAACGTCggtgtggtgaataagaaacatTTAGAATgaattgttttttttataaattaagTGGTTAATGTCCATTATGTAAAGtcatttatttattatactatatttcaatttatttttttaatagtTAAATTATTTTATGTGTCTGCTCGTACCTGCATTATAATTATTTAAAGGATCaaatatttaatataatataCTAAAATAGAAAAACGTGATTTTAAGCCAATATAAATACATTTAAACCTGTCAAAATGGCGAGCTCATATGAGTTAATCCGTTAGGCTAAAAAAATCATATGATTTACGCGTTAAAATTATAACTTATATTATTTAGGGTTTTTTAGTTCGGTTCTAAAAAATCCACTATCCATTAGAGTTAATCCATATGAGCCGGGGTAGTTCGTTAAGCACACATaggtatatatattttttattttatttttttcttacTTCAAAATAAAATAGTACTAAATTTTATCTCTATTATATTCAATATTTATCTTTTAAATCTTATACATTAATATAATAATCATTCTTTCTTATATTTGATTAGTTTGTCTTATATTATATATTCGAGTATTATTTTATACAATTTAGATATGTGTTTATATATAAAAACATATTATAGTATTTATAAAAgataatataatttaataatgtattatttttaaaataatataaattttaattttatttataatatatattatgAGTTCTTTATTTTAACTTTGTATTTAAAAAAGTTCATTTAGAGTTGGGTAGTCCGAAGTCCATCAAGGACTGGGTTCGAGTAGTAATTTTCGAGCTCATGTTACAACAGAGCTTTTTTCGAGCTCATATTACAATATTACAATAGAGCTTATATTTTTAGGAGAATTTAACTTGACACCCCCACTTAGACCTGACACCCCCCATCGCGTATGAAAAGACGACACTGTCCTTgtaaaattattttcaaaaatttcaaaatttacAGTGCAGAGGCGTGCATTTGTAATTGTTGGGGCGATACAAGAAATTTAGAGCAGTTACCGAAAAATTCAAAAACAGTGAGTATTTATATCGAATTTTCAAAATTTCCAATATTTTGTAtcgaaaatttcaaaatttcaatATTTTGTAtcgaaaatttcaaaatttcaatGTTTATCGGAAATTTCAAAATTTCCGGTACAGAATTCCATTGAATATATCGGATATTCTAAAATTTCTGGTATATATTCCATGGTAATTTATACTGGAAATTTTGACATTTCCGTTATGTGCCAAAACTTTGTTTTATACCGGAAAGTATGAAATTTCTTATATTTGCTAATATTTTTCCCCTTATTTTACAAGGATAGTTGTTGATCGAGCGGTAGACCAGGCTATGGCTTCCAGGGGTGCTGATGTTGAGTCTTCCCAGATACGGGTTGGACGAGTGTCCCCAACCAGTTCACATCGGAAGCGGTTGGCTGAGTATCGGTACGATCAGTAGGGCCAGTTCCATGGTAATTTATACTGGAAATTTTGACATTTCCGTTATGTGCCAAAACTTTGTTTTATACCGGAAAGTATGAAATTTCTTATAGTTGCTAATATTTTTTCCTTATTTTACAAGGATAGTTGTTGATCGAGCGGTAGACCAGGCTATGGCTTCCAGGGGTGCTGATGTTGAGTCTTCCCAGATACGGGTTGGACGAGTGTCCCCAACCAGTTCACACCGGAAGCGGTTGGCTGAGTAGGGCCAGTTCCGGGCACCTCGTTGCACTCGATGTCGATCGGTACGATCAGTATAGCAGCCTAGAGATGAGGTGGTGCCAGATGCTGATTAAGTGGTTGATCAGGTGGTTGAGGAGGTTACAGATCTGGTTGTTATGGTTGAGGAGGTCGTTGAGGAGACTGGTTTGAAAGAGGTTGCTCGGGTGGTCCAGtcatatgttgttgttgttgattcGCTCCCATCTGTTACTGCTGACACGGAGGTTACAACTCCTTCGACCGAGTCCTTTGTGTACACTGATGGAGGATTCCCTGGAGGACCCATTGATCAGTCAGTGCTTATTGTGTATGTTGATCATGTGGCGTTACGACTATAGCAGGGATATGTGCATGTCTTTTATGTTTAACTCTAATTTGTTTATATTGTGCCATGAAAGCTAAATGCTAATTTGTTTATATTAATTTGTCACATGAGCGTCCCATATTGAAGGTGACATCACATGGGTCGAAGATGGAGGACTTCCCGAAGATTCTGATGCCTGAGCAGGTCAGCCGGATTATACAGGAGTTCCAACTGCTTGATTTTGCCCACTGCTCCCTCACCATGCTTGACGCTCCACTACTTAGTGTTTTTGTTGAGAGATGTCACAAGGAGACATCTTCATTTCATATGCCGTTTGGGGAGATGACTATCACTCTGGCATTAACAAAGGAGACATCTTCATTTCATATGCCGTTTGGCGTTAACAGAGGTGCACACCATCGTATGTCTTGGCTTCAGAATACGTACGACGAGCTTATAGTGATTGGGAGTTATGAGGTTGTCGCTAGGGCGTACATGTTATATATAGTAGCATGTACTATCTTTGCAGACAAGTCTGGTGTTTATATCGATGCCCAACACGTGTGCCTCTTCGGTAGGCTCGAGGTTGCCAGTTAGGACTTGGGGGTGTTGCATTGACACTTCTGTATACAGCCCTTAGAGTGGTGATGGTCTTTGAGATCAAATAGATTGCTGGATATTTGAGTATGTTACAAGTATACTTGAAATTATTCTTTGTTGTTGATTTCTTATTTAATTGTTACGAATATAATTTCTTATTTATTATGTGTTGTGTCTTTATTTTGATATCAGTGTTGGATATACAAGCATTTCCCCATCATATGTGACAGAAGGGTGCAACATTGCCCAGTGGGGTCCCCACAGGCGAAGAGATGGAAGGCCAGACAGACATATCCCTACGGTGTTGCTAAGTACAGGAGGAGGCTCAATGCCCTAACTATAGGTAATGTCATATGGACACCATACACTGGTCATAGAGTCCATTATGAGTTCGAGGAGTCGTCATTATATTCAGGTTATATGCGGTGTTAGACCATGGTTGCTAGACATTTTCCTGAGAGGTATCTGCGACATTACGGTTATGTTCAGAGTATCCCACGACCAGTTCCAGATATACCATCTGCGGACATTGATTATTGGTTTCAGAGTAACTTCATCAACTCCGGTCGTGCCATTAGTGATCAAGCAGTTAGGGTTCATCATCCATCACAGTGTAAGGATGGTTACTTAGAGTGGTACCTCATTATATCACACCCTCATAGCATCCTACCTACTAATGATGCGGGGCCTTCTGGTGTTGGGTACCTATTGATGACGTGTCATCGCTGCCTCCTGCAGCTGATGCCGATGTCCAGCAGTGCCTCTAGATGATTGCAGTTATTATGGATGACCTCATGGGTTTGGTAAACCCAAATGGGGAGGTTTATACTTGATTATCTTGGACTGCAGATATATCCTCTGGGGGGCTATTTAGACGTCTTTTATATATCATGGATTTCATATATTATGTATGATTTGTATATTATTCAGACATTTTCATCAGAGATTTTTATTACATAATATTTTTGATGACATAACTTAAGCAACAACATTAACTGAAATACAGATGCAATATCAATATTAACTTAAACATAACTTAagaaaacaataataaataaGAAAAACCTAAACACTACTAGATAATTCTGGACGTTTCAGCATCTCCGTTATATCTTCAACTCAATAAGGTTGTATTTCACCCTCCCGTAAGTATCAATCCAATCTTCATGAAATTTGATCTTTCTCACCTTCCTGGTATCATCAGTATCAGGCAATAATTCATTCAACTTGGACGTCAGGCTGGCAAGAGATGTGGTGTCATCCGGAAGCCGAAACTCTACGGGAGGTGAAGCTTCGTTGAAGTACATTTCTGTCTTAATCAAAAATTGAGGAAGAGACATTTTTTGAGATGTTTTTATCAAACATGTGACCCCCTATTTATACAACTTTGCATTTACTTTGGACCACATAAAATTGTCGGTGTAATCACAACCATCCAAAACAGTCGACAAAATCCTGAACGtctaaaaaatcaaaaaaataatcATACCATAAATTTCATTTATGTTGAAATTTCGGTAGCCACTGGtaaatttcaaatttccaaaaaATTAATGAATGAAACCAGATATTTTGAAATATCCGGTATACCAGAAATTAAAAATGTACCACCGAAAATTTGAACAGTACCTAAAATTTTGTTAAGCCTACGAAAAATTTCGTTCagaattttcatttaattttgaTGCATCATTTTTCAGGGGTTTTTCAATTTGGTCCTAAAAACCACTACCCATTAGAGCTAGCTCATTTAGTGTGGGGTAGTTCATTAGGCCCACAtagtgtgtgtgtgtatgtatatatatatatatatatatagatatatatatatatatatatgatatataatatatataatatatatatatatatatatatatatatatagatatatatagatatatatatatatattatatatatatatatatataatatatatatactatatattagatatatatatctatatatatatatatatatatatatatatatatatatattatatatatatatatatataatttccTTACTCCCAAATAAAATATCACTAAATTTGATCTTATTTTATCAATCTTTATCTATAAATCTTACACATTATATAAAAAGCACTCTTTCCTTTTCTATAGTTTGTCTTATTATAAATATTCAGTATTTATACAATTAGATAGATTGTATTAAAAACAcattataatttttataaaagataatataatataatacttaaaaatatattatttttaaaataataaattctgtattttaaaatattaatatacttattttttgattttttttactcaaatacccaagtttttcaaaaaaaatcccaaacaaCCTAGGGGTGTTCATGGTTCATGAATTGCACGGAACAAATCCACATTTATAGTTCAGTTCAGTTTATAATAATCATTTCAATAAAAATGCAGTTAAATGCTAAATAGTTTCAATTTAGTTTCAAATTAATTTATAACCAGTTTGTGTTTATAAACTAGTTTAAAATTATTTTACAAATCAATTTAATAATTTGAACtcttttaaaatcaaatttttttaatttcataaaaaaattaaactaaaattattttttataatatttgaaaatattaatttttaaaaaaataacttttatttaaatagaaaaattaaatatttttttttctgaagaaaaaaaataggaaaaaaaatcggaataaatattttaaaatttcttacttaaaattttaaaaaatattattttaattttaattttcgggaaaaaaatcataataaatttttttcagaataaaaaaaaataaattttttaatataaaaagTTTCAgaataataatttttttatttttctgaatttttttaatttcaaattaaattatatttttaattaattaaaaaaatatcttttttttagactttttttctaaaaaactatacttttttttataattttcaataaaatattttttatttttcataattataaatatttttttatttccattttttttgttttcactCTCAATAGTTGTTCTTCTTCTTTTTAGAAAAAAACTTATTTATATAATTAAAGCAATTATAAAAGAAAACTGGTTATGAATTGGTTTTAAACTAAATTAGAATTGTTTGACTTAATGGTTTAGTTCATTAACCATTCAAGTAGTTCAgttattttatggtgcaatgCAATTCAGTTTAGTAATATAGTTTAGTTAATCATATTTTGCACACCTCTATACCATTGTACTGAAATTACTAAGTTGAAGGATATTCATAAAAGTTTGGTTTTCaatggaaaagaaaataaaaagagCAAAATTATCATAGATTAAAAATGACCAAGCCTTTCTCAAATCCTTTATTGTCATTGTTTGATAATTTCATATAGGAGAAAACTTAAATACAATTCCTCCTTAGGTGTGATTTTTACTATTTTTCAATGAAAATATGACAAATATACTTAAATATCATTTAGGGAGTGAAAATAGTAGGAAATTGCATATGTGTAGTAGGAAATTATACACTTATCACATTTTTATTGGAAAATAATATAAGCCACACCTAAAGAATTGTGTCTAAGTCTTCTCCTTGCGTATATTCCCTAAAAGTATTATTCTAATATCACGATGAATTAACAAAATGGTTATACCCAATTTCTTGGCGTATTCGAAATCAAAACAATTTTTATCACATATGAATTTctagaatttttttaaataaccatgtttttcaaattaaatccCTAAATAACCgtcttttcaaaaaaaataccaaaataaccacCTTTCCAAACAGATGCGCCAGTTAAACTGGCGCATCCACTTACATTACAAAGGAGACACCAACTCCATTGGCACATGCTTCCAAAGCATTGCATGGAGGCGCCATGGTTGTTGGCGCATGCATGTGTAGTTTAGCACATGCATCCATGCATTTGGCGCATGCATGTGCTTGTGTGTGTGGTACCTAGCCCTCTAGCGCATGCATTTCATGGTTCATCTATAAATACACTGCGCATCTCCCATATTTTTCCATACAAGTTCTTACCCTCCAACCCCATTTTCTTTCATTCTACTTCAATCTCCTTCAAAAAAATTctttaaccatgtctgaatacattcacaagagaaatgtcgatttaattTTTTCAGTCATCGCACCTtcgataaagattcgactttggaatatagattcATTTGAACGTCTTAATTGGACGCtgaaccgttggttagatggagaaattgcagatggtgaaaggattagaaggATTCAATGGTgtgtgtccacgttcaaccaaaataGAGAAGTGCatgaatgggtggatattaaaactgacagagacgttcgcaggatgatgcataatatgctcaaaattgttttgatggttgtaatcgcttagttatagtaatggtattttaattgttttagttgtttgtgTTTTTTTATGTGTTGCTTTTGTGTtgaatgtgttgtatttgtttgtgatggtatttcctcacaaagttatcatatgaaataaattATGTTTTTTATATATTGCAATATAGGTACATTAAAATTTATAttgttgtgctcgttccaacatTGGGACAAttagtacgattgtgacctggctgACGACATGGACTACATAATCGAACCATTTTATTCGCCTTATCCATTTCGGGAATACGGGTGCTGTTTGGGagaccctttttctttcttcgcataacTTCATTATGTCAGACAATGTCCCCTTGATATTTtggccagtaatcctcttttgcaacaactgaaaaactaattttgtaaacatttgataggcttatgactttgtaaacgtcagatagTAAGTATGACGGATCCCTTCAAACCTTGAACATGCcacaatgacatgggagcaggaCGTACAAAAGGCTAGGaactttccacagtcgcaccaacctctatctagttccactctgtattgtcccatcggcataccttcattgtgatccatggactcagcaacattgtaccaacctttcatacggtcaaacaccgtgaccacgtgtgtgtttgctttggcaactttgtgtctaatgaatttcattgatGCATCACTGAACAATTgcccagattgcaacactgaactctatttggaacgtctggtctcaaacagcgcccctagcctgaaatatgttgctTGCACTAAAGCGGTTATATGTAGGTTTCtgatgcctttgaagacagagttcattgattccacaagatttgttgtcatgtggccctaACATTGACCGTAATCGTATTCCCTAGTgcacttctccaatggaatactgtCGATCCACCGTACTACATATGCATTTGACAATCTTATGTTTTCGCGATAatgtttgaaagaaggttctgataatgcgtaacctatgttcacaaccttcttccgcaatgTTTTGTATCTGATCTCCTACATAAAATTTGGGCGATATTCTAATGCAGAAGACATGTGTCGACGGAGGATCCTGCCAtccattatcaatgtttttgtatgcactgactattgaagggtgtcggtcagagatcaaacataagttaggttgaggagcaacatgcaatcggagatttcttaggaaaaaacttcatccctcagcagtctccccttcaactagggcaaaggcgattggaaaaatgttgttgttgccatcttgtgccacttCCATTAGTGACGTTCCTTTATATTTCtcatacaaccatgtaccatcaatttgtataagAGGTTTACATAAAtaaaaacctttgatgcatggttgatacacccagaagagacggtggaatattccatttccaatagcacaaGTTCTGTCTGGTGTATACGCCAGCAACGTTTCCAACTTGAAAATAGTCCTTGGAGCATACTGTTTAAGAGCcaacaagtattttggaagttttttgtaagactcctcccaatttcCATACACTTTTTCAACCACCTTTGTCTTAGTTATCCAagccttcctatatgatggagtaTAGTCGTGTTGTGTTACAATATgtgagattattgtactcacctttaatgACGAATTATCGCTAATGACAGAcaaaatttcatcgcatattaaTTGAGAGCTAAGTTTCTAATGGTCTTGCATTGGGTTCGTGAGCATGCATGTATAAATTGGACCcatggatccaatctcccaagaatcactcctcttccggtacgaagtTGACAACCTGAAAAGATAGTGTTCATTTCGGCAATAAAATTTTTACCTCATTACATTACTTCTATCAACTCTGTAATCAGCTGATAGTTCCATGTGAAACTTTTTAATAGCTtttacacaatcttcttttgtgcaaaatgtgtctccttctttcaatgatccttgaatttgcatataaggattgtaaaatatatctgatgaaggttcatcggcacccaaattcaagcttgtcatgtgttgaggtggacaatatacatgactagttggtaatggctcctcttcttcttcattgTTCACCATTTAATCAACCAATAATTtggcttcttcttcttcctcgtcTACAACATTGACCTCATCTTGTTCATCGTCATCActttcacaaaacacttgtgactgatcagTGAACTAAtacacttgttgttgttgtggtaatatatacaactctatatcgttgtacccagattgttcgtgaatgacaaacatatgatgaacatcgtcatcatctccaatcttcttctgataaaacttTACCTGGTTGTCTGCAAACCAcaccggatttttatagatgatctgGCCCACAGGACTACatgcaatttcttttctattctttgtttcagatgtcAAAATTTAATtgtcgatttattgtaaaccgagttacttTTCTATTGATGGTGAATGCATTGATATGTTACTTGCATGCAATTACATAGGGTAAACGATGTATGCATTGATCACACAATTCATCTGCAAAGACAAGACAATGCAATGCAAAGAATCCATTGCAGAGATAAGATAATACAATGCATGCGCCCGCAAGGAATCTCTGCATACAAAGAATCTCTCTCTGCCCTAATACAATGCATGTGTCTGCACACAAGGAATCTCTGCCTTAATATGACAAGGCAGGCGCCAATTCCAATGGCTCATAAAGCAAGCATGCGCCCTAGCCTTATACGCCTCTTCCTTGCATGCATAAAAAACATGCATGTTCCACTAGCTTTGGCGCATGTGACCATGCATGTCATAAAACAAGGCATGCGCCCTAGCCTTAGGCGCCTACACCTATGTCACGTGCATGCACCATATCCAATGCTTCACATGTTGCGTACCTATTCAACCTCTGCAACACTTACTCATCTATAAGTAGGGCATCAACTCACAACACTCAACATCTTCAACACTAACAATCAACCTCTACAACACTCCATCTATACCACACTCAACCTCTGCAACATTATATCTCtattgactatgggtgatgaacatcgaggaacaatcgacaatatctcgacatttgtatgttattacttcttcttacttaTTTCGTATTAATTCTTCTTACTTATTTTGTATTTATTTCTTATTTCGTATTACTCCTTCTTACTTATTTCGTTTGGAACCATGTACATTTCTGTGTAAACCTTGATTCATTCCCATACACCTCAATTTCAACCCTTAAACTAAGCACAAATTATTGAAGTC from Lathyrus oleraceus cultivar Zhongwan6 chromosome 7, CAAS_Psat_ZW6_1.0, whole genome shotgun sequence encodes the following:
- the LOC127103313 gene encoding cation/H(+) antiporter 15, whose protein sequence is MEMANYACYNVSFSPSNNIWMADDIMIKHVPLLCLQIAYDILVSRLFYFVLKPLRVPLIIAQVLAGFTLSPSLLGNFEWVFSLFYSQYGILTVETFANLGIMYYVFLSGLEMNSDTILRSRKKGTSIAIAGIVTPMLFGVGFLALQQKLIDKNDVFAQTPKENQGKAYLFWCLALSVTGFPVLARILANLKLLYTKLGKDALTAAMLTDAYGWVMFTLLIPYSTRGGKPYLSVISTLMFIVFCFAVVRPILTPIIEHKTSMNTWRKSHLLDVLTGVFICSYITDSLGTHPIVGAFVFGLILPHGKFADMVLEWSADFVSGILCPIYFAGFGFRLNLPFLWKQKNAGLMLLIMLLLCIPKVLSSVIVTFFFGMPARDGVAIGLLLNTKGVMAAILLNVAWDKRILDPYTFMVMMLAIIVMTVMVSPLINAIYKPKFRFMQSQLRTVQKLRFGVELRIVACVHNAKHANNLIHVIEATNATRLSPIHVYVAHLVQLTRHGTAILVSQMDNSNNTVGGAEAANSGLQLEFESITNAFEELVEQYNAVRFDISSVVSSYTTIHEDIYNVAEEKRASLILLPFHKEYSTIEDAPEIIHNEHCEINKKVLQQAPCSVGIFVDRGLGSLLETKLRIIMIFIGGPDDREALSIAWRMAGHPGTQLHVVRINLLGKAAEETKLKMEKSKSRHEMLSTVIDNVMQKELDEECIISFRHKAVNNNDSILYSEKEVHSNTGEEIPTLLNDIDKPGYDLYIVGQGSGKNSMIFSRLLEWCDHPELGVIGDILASTSFGTQSSVLIVQQYLVGRKHVVRKCHEVKSGTENL